CAAGCAAGTAAGTACAGTAATGAAGATTTAGTTGCTTTATTGAAAAATCATCCTGAAATTCAGTTTGCATCCCTTGTTGGTATTGATCTGGCAGGAAATGACACAGATGAAAAGATTCCTATTTCAATCTTTTTAAAAGATGTAGCTGACTTTTTTGCTGGCACAGCTGTTCAAACAGACGGATCTTCCGTTGTATTGACAGGAATTGCTACGCTGAATAACGCCAAAGTCGATATGATTGCTGATCGCGATGTAAATTGGTTTGTTGATTATAACTTTGAACATATTGATGAAGAAACAGGAAAGCCCATTGGTACACTTAGGATCCCATCCTTCCTTGTGCATAATGGAAAACGCGTAGATTCGCGTTCTATGTTGGCCATGAGTACGGATTACGTTAAGAAAGAATTGTTATCTCTCTTTAAAAAATATCCGAAAATTGCTGGCCTCAGCCATATTGCAGTAGAAGATATTGCAGATATTGTTTTTACATCAGGTACAGAACTGGAATTTTGGGTGAAAACGCCTGCTAACCGAGCCGATGTCCAAGAATTATCAGCTTCCCAGGTCATGCAGGAACAATATTGGCAGAGAACACGTGGCGAAGTAAGAACTGCCTTAGAACAAGCCATTGACATGCTTGCTAAGTACGGATTACAACCAGAAATGGGTCACAAAGAAGTTGGCGGTATTAAGGCTAAAATTGATGAAACAGGTCATTTGTCTTACGTTTTAGAACAGCTTGAAATTGACTGGAAATTTTCTAATGCTTTGCAAGCTGCTGACAATGAATTGCAAGCTCGGATTATTGTAAAAGAAGTATTCCGTGAGAATGGCTTGGATGTTACCTTTAAGGCAAAACCAATAATCGGTGTAGCTGGTAGTGGTGAACATACCCATTTAGGCGTTGGCGCAGTGCTTAAATCGGGAAAATTTGTAAATCTCTATGCTCCTGAAGATATGAAAAAAGATTTCTTAAGTGCCATCGGTTACGGTGCTATTATGGGTATTTTGAAAAATTACGAAGTCATTAATCCTTTTGTGTCTTCGACGAATGATGCACTGAATCGTTTAAAACCTGGTTTTGAAGCACCTGTCTGCATTGTTACTTCTCTTGGTCACAGCCCGGCAGTTCCTTCCCGGAACCGTACTATTTTAGCGGGGCTTGTTCGTACGGATAATCCTTTGGCTACGCGTTTTGAAGTACGCGCCCCCAATCCTTATACGAATACTTATGTTGTCCTAGCTGCTTTCTATCTGAGTATTCTCGACGGTGTAAAGGCTTGTGTAGTTAGTGGTAAGACA
This Pelorhabdus rhamnosifermentans DNA region includes the following protein-coding sequences:
- a CDS encoding glutamine synthetase; this encodes MLKDLLYVVQASKYSNEDLVALLKNHPEIQFASLVGIDLAGNDTDEKIPISIFLKDVADFFAGTAVQTDGSSVVLTGIATLNNAKVDMIADRDVNWFVDYNFEHIDEETGKPIGTLRIPSFLVHNGKRVDSRSMLAMSTDYVKKELLSLFKKYPKIAGLSHIAVEDIADIVFTSGTELEFWVKTPANRADVQELSASQVMQEQYWQRTRGEVRTALEQAIDMLAKYGLQPEMGHKEVGGIKAKIDETGHLSYVLEQLEIDWKFSNALQAADNELQARIIVKEVFRENGLDVTFKAKPIIGVAGSGEHTHLGVGAVLKSGKFVNLYAPEDMKKDFLSAIGYGAIMGILKNYEVINPFVSSTNDALNRLKPGFEAPVCIVTSLGHSPAVPSRNRTILAGLVRTDNPLATRFEVRAPNPYTNTYVVLAAFYLSILDGVKACVVSGKTTDEILAELSKDTGTPGFYLEKDRAYRSEHDVFEDYSEEDRNRMFSKPPATVWENMEALKKYPDKVAVLKQGDVLTQDIIDAFVAGALVRWRTELKNRIIPENLEIVKACQCLHSAESANDMDLYYWEKINTLRVQLAKDSLAQKSIFTRIKDAFAADNDELASALQVEMSDVIAELKSTYANYKTNMIHLSCK